A part of Salmo salar chromosome ssa18, Ssal_v3.1, whole genome shotgun sequence genomic DNA contains:
- the LOC106578120 gene encoding oocyte zinc finger protein XlCOF6 isoform X3 gives MSKQQSFHVFLNERLTSAAVEIFGEVEKTVVKYQEENDRLRRLLEITSEVQLCRTDYLQLSVSEEEVPPEQQEWSPSLGQKDAETTQIKEEQEEVRTSQEEEQLQGLVDTKDSIFTPSCVKSECDQMDPHQEAILAEHPTLSPLKTSKLQLFRVLLNECLTASAAVEILGAVEETVAEYQEENDLLRRLLGRTPEIKLCRIDSLKFSVSEEEVPPEQQEWSPSLGQEDPETTQIKEEQEEVRTSQEEEQLQGVFVTKDSTFTTSCVKSECDQEDPLQSLTLPQTQTVENRESDSKPVDLKPFVTVTHIKGLYIPCDPPDNQNNASSHSSAVSSYTVGLDSSPPLDPSPLLEKHCSKPSTTSRKTHHCHDCGETFALKADLQRHVTLFSKRPSECSSCQKRYNSTCKLKAHVRLCHGGKPCTCPVCGKTFKHKGFLSRHMRIHTGEKPFICGDCGKSFNRTDFLTRHKLTHTGEKPFSCGDCGRSFSRKETLTMHKLIHTREKLFSCHDCGRSFNRKVRLTRHKLTHTGEKLFTCGDCGKSFNQKVSLTRHKLTHTRKKPFSCGECGRSFNRKVRLTRHKLTHTGEKPFTCGDCGKSFNRKDTLNIHKLTHSREKPFSCGDCGKSFNQKVRLTSHKLTHIREKPFSCGECGKSFGLERNLARHKLTHTGEKPFTCGDCGKSFNRKETLTTHKLTHSREKPFSCGDCGKSFNRKDTLNMHKLTHSREKPFSCGD, from the exons ATGTCGAAACAACAGTCGTTTCATGTGTTTTTAAATGAGCGCTTAACTTCGGCTGCTGTGGAGATTTTCGGGGAAGTTGAGAAAACGGTAGTGAAATACCAGGAGGAGAATGATCGGCTACGGAGACTGCTGGAGATCACATCAGAGGTTCAACTATGTAGAACAG actacctgcagctctctgtctctgaagAGGAGGTTCCCCCTGAGCAGCAGGAGTGGAGTCCCAGTCTGGGGCAGAAGGACGCAGAGACCACACAGattaaagaggaacaggaggaagtcaggaccagtcaggaggaagagcagcttcaagGGCTCGTTGATACCAAAGACTCCATATTCACTCCTTCCTGTGTGAAAAGTGAATGTGATCAGATGGACCCACATCAAGAAGCCATACTAGCTGAACACCCAACTCTCAGTCCACTGAAAACGTCTAAACTACAGTTGTTTCGTGTGTTGTTAAATGAATGTTTAACAGCATCTGCTGCTGTGGAGATTCTTGGTGCGGTTGAGGAAACTGTAGCAGAGTACCAGGAAGAGAATGATCTGCTACGGAGACTGCTGGGGAGGACACCAGAGATAAAACTATGTAGAATAG actCCCTGAAGTTCTCTGTCTCTGAAGAGGAGGTTCCCCCTGAGCAGCAGGAGTGGAGTCCCAGTCTGGGGCAGGAGGACCCAGAAACCACACAGattaaagaggaacaggaggaagtcaggaccagtcaggaggaagagcagcttcaagGGGTCTTTGTTACCAAAGACTCCACATTCACTACTTCCTGTGTGAAAAGTGAATGTGATCAGGAGGACCCACTTCAGTCCTTGACTCTTCCCCAAACCCAGActgtggagaacagagagagtgacTCTAAACCAGTGGATCTCAAACCTTTTGTCACCGTGACCCACATTAAGGGTCTCTACATTCCCTGTGACCCTCCAGATAATCAAAACAATGCCTCCAGCCACAGCTCAGCTGTAAGCAGCTACACAGTAGGACTTGACAGCAGTCCACCATTGGATCCCAGTCCACTATTGGAGAAACACTGTTCCAAACCCAGCACCACATCTAGAAAAACTCACCACTGCCATGACTGTGGTGAAACATTTGCTCTGAAAGCTGACCTGCAGAGACATGTGACTCTCTTCAGTAAGAGACCCAGTGAATGTAGTTCCTGCCAAAAACGCTACAACTCCACCTGTAAACTGAAGGCCCATGTCCGACTCTGTCACGGTGGGAAACCCTGCACCTGCCCTGTTTGTGGAAAGACCTTCAAACACAAAGGATTTCTGTCCAGGCACATGaggattcacacaggagagaagccatttatctgtggtgactgtgggaaaagcttcaatcGCACGGATTTCCTAACCAGGCATaaactgactcacacaggagagaaaccatttagctgtggtgactgtgggagaAGCTTCAGTCGGAAGGAGACCTTAACTATGCACAAACTGATTCACACCAGAGAGAAACTATTTAGCTGTCATGACTGTGGGAGAAGCTTCAATCGGAAGGTGCGCCTAACCAGGCATAAATTgactcacactggagagaaactaTTCacctgtggtgactgtgggaaaagcttcaatcAGAAGGTGAGCCTAACCAGGCACAAATTGACTCACACCAGAAAGAAACCATTCAGCTGTGGTGAGTGTGGGAGAAGCTTCAATCGGAAGGTGCGCCTAACCAGGCATAAattgactcacacaggagagaagccattcacctgtggtgactgtgggaaaagcttcaatcGCAAGGATACCTTAAATATTCACAAATTGACTCACAGcagagagaaaccatttagctgtggtgactgtgggaaaagcttcaatcAGAAGGTGCGCCTAACCAGTCACAAATTGACTCACATCAGAGAGAAACCATTCAGCTGTGGTGAGTGTGGGAAAAGCTTCGGTCTCGAAAGGAACCTAGCCAGGCATaaactgactcacacaggagagaagccattcacctgtggtgactgtgggaaaagcttcaatcGCAAGGAGACCTTAACTACGCACAAATTGACTCACAGCAGAGAGAAACCATtcagctgtggtgactgtgggaaaagcttcaatcGCAAGGATACCTTAAATATGCACAAATTGACTCACAGcagagagaaaccatttagctgtggtgactga